The Paenibacillus dendritiformis region CGAACCGCGTGCTTGATATGTCGCTGCTCAATCAACTGGCGCCGAACGCGCTCACCCGGGCCGATATCGACATCGCCCAGGAGGAGGGCGAACTGCCGAACACGTTCGTCGAGGGGCGCAACCTGCTCTTCTTCTCGTTCGCCGCGATCTATGCGAAGCAGATCGGCGCCCGGCATATCGTGACGGGCGTCTGCGAGACGGACTTCAGCGGCTATCCCGATTGCCGGGACGTATTTGTCAAATCGCTGAACGTCACGCTCAATCTGGCGATGGACTACGGCTTCGTCCTTCATACGCCGCTTATGTGGCTGAACAAGGCTGAGACCTGGCGCTTGGCGGACGAACTGGGGGCGTTCGAATTCGTGCGCACGGAGACGGTAACCTGCTATAACGGGCTGCCGGGCGACGGCTGCGGCGAATGCCCGTCTTGCAAGCTGCGGCGCGCGGGACTGGAGAGCTATCTCGCGGAGAGAGCGCAGAAGGCGGGGGCCGGGGCATGAGCAGACCGGGCCCGTTCCGCATCGTAGAGAAGCTGCAGCAATACGGAACCGATATATCCCGCGAGTCGCTGCGCTACCACAAGCGCCGCGTGCTCGTCAGCAAGGAATTCACCTTCGACGCGGCGCATCATCTGCACGCCTACGAAGGCAAATGCAAAAATCTGCACGGCCATACGTACAAGGCTGTGTTCGGCCTAAGCGGCTATACGAACGACATTGGCATCGCCCTTGATTTCGGAGACATTAAGGAGATCTGGAAGGAGCGGATCGAACCGTATCTCGATCACCGTTATTTGAACGAGACGCTCCCCCCGATGAATACGACGGCGGAGAATATGGTCGTCTGGCTATATGAGCAGATGAGCGCCGCGCTGGCGGAGGAGCCGTACCGCACCCGCTGCGAAGGCGGGCGAGTGGAGTTCATCCGTCTCTACGAGACGCCGACCAGCTATGCCGAGGCGAGACGGGAGTGGATGGAGCGATGACGATACCGGTGCTGGAACTGTTCGGGCCGACCGTGCAGGGCGAAGGGATGCTTGTCGGCCGGAAGACAATGTTCGTGCGCACGGCAGGCTGCGACTACCGCTGCTCCTGGTGCGATTCCGCCTTCACGTGGGACGGATCGGCGAAGGAGGAGATTCGCAGCCTGACGGCGGAAGACATCCTGCGGGAGCTGAA contains the following coding sequences:
- the queC gene encoding 7-cyano-7-deazaguanine synthase QueC, whose product is MNRKEAAADRAAGAAVQGKPQEKAVVVFSGGQDSTTCLFWALERFDAVETVTFDYGQRHRSELEHAKRIAAKLQVPNRVLDMSLLNQLAPNALTRADIDIAQEEGELPNTFVEGRNLLFFSFAAIYAKQIGARHIVTGVCETDFSGYPDCRDVFVKSLNVTLNLAMDYGFVLHTPLMWLNKAETWRLADELGAFEFVRTETVTCYNGLPGDGCGECPSCKLRRAGLESYLAERAQKAGAGA
- the queD gene encoding 6-carboxytetrahydropterin synthase QueD, which encodes MSRPGPFRIVEKLQQYGTDISRESLRYHKRRVLVSKEFTFDAAHHLHAYEGKCKNLHGHTYKAVFGLSGYTNDIGIALDFGDIKEIWKERIEPYLDHRYLNETLPPMNTTAENMVVWLYEQMSAALAEEPYRTRCEGGRVEFIRLYETPTSYAEARREWMER